Proteins from a genomic interval of Quercus lobata isolate SW786 chromosome 11, ValleyOak3.0 Primary Assembly, whole genome shotgun sequence:
- the LOC115967065 gene encoding endo-1,4-beta-xylanase 5-like yields MLEFIRANQTITRGHNIFWEDPKYTPQWVCDLTGPELQLTVNSCIQSLMNKYKEEFIHWDVSNEMLYFDFYEQRLGPNATLHFYEIAHMSDPLATLLVNEFNVVETCSDVNSTVDTYIPRMRELERGGVSMDGIGLEGHFTIPNPPLMRAILDKLATLGLPIWLIEAIYLEEVLTEGFSHPSMNGIMLWTALHPNGCYQMCLIDNNFQNLLVGEMVDKLLKNGKQGRYKV; encoded by the exons ATGTTGGAGTTTATTCGTGCTAACCAAACCATCACTAGAGGCCACAATATATTCTGGGAGGACCCCAAATATACACCACAATGGGTGTGTGACCTTACAGGACCTGAATTACAATTAACTGTCAATTCGTGTATACAAAGTCTAATGAACAAGTACAAAGAAGAATTCATACACTGGGATGTTAGCAATGAAATGCTTTACTTTGATTTCTATGAGCAACGACTTGGCCCTAATGCCACATTGCATTTCTATGAGATAGCACACATGTCAGATCCATTGGCAACCCTCTTGGTGAATGAATTTAATGTGGTTGAGACTTGCAGTGATGTGAATTCCACAGTTGATacttacattccaaggatgagAGAACTCGAACGTGGTGGTGTTTCAATGGATGGGATTGGTTTAGAGGGTCATTTTACTATACCAAACCCTCCTTTGATGAGAGCTATTCTAGATAAGTTGGCCACATTAGGGCTTCCTATTTGGCTTATAGAG gCTATTTACTTAGAAGAAGTATTGACAGAAGGCTTTTCACATCCTTCTATGAATGGAATTATGCTTTGGACTGCACTACATCCTAATGGGTGTTATCAAATGTGCctaattgataataatttccaaaatttgCTTGTTGGAGAGATGGTTGACAAGCTACTTAAGAATGGAAAACAGGGGCGGTACAAGGTGTAA